One region of Rhodophyticola sp. CCM32 genomic DNA includes:
- a CDS encoding DUF6434 domain-containing protein — translation MTFDWHSDPIFRETSVTVHYRNTQNVRRFLISECGGDFKFDRPFMSWIKDGTDKTMGDVVKEWKKRNGVT, via the coding sequence ATGACTTTTGACTGGCATTCCGACCCGATTTTCCGTGAGACATCTGTAACCGTTCACTACAGGAATACTCAAAATGTCCGCCGGTTTCTCATTTCGGAATGTGGGGGTGATTTTAAATTTGACCGTCCATTCATGTCTTGGATCAAGGATGGGACGGACAAGACAATGGGTGACGTTGTGAAGGAATGGAAAAAGCGCAACGGGGTCACGTGA
- a CDS encoding DUF2273 domain-containing protein, which yields MSCPVLSFIIGGAIGLSLGVLLIIFGDWRLLSALLVAIVIGAVLGIGFMMFLCGETSTPAASEAPMPAPETPVPPPPASAPEPAPAPAATTPPAASSAPDPAEAGTRPAGMDTARGGQPDDLKRIKGVGPKLEQQLFSLGFHHFDQIAAWTAAEVAWVDDNLKGFKGRVSRDNWVEQATLLAAGGETEFSKKVDEGDVY from the coding sequence ATGAGCTGCCCGGTCTTGAGTTTTATAATCGGTGGGGCGATCGGGCTTTCCCTGGGTGTCTTGCTGATCATTTTTGGTGACTGGAGGCTGTTGTCGGCCCTTCTTGTCGCGATTGTCATCGGTGCGGTTCTGGGCATCGGGTTCATGATGTTCCTCTGTGGCGAAACCTCAACACCAGCCGCATCCGAGGCCCCAATGCCTGCCCCGGAAACGCCGGTACCGCCTCCTCCCGCGTCGGCCCCTGAACCTGCACCGGCGCCTGCAGCCACCACACCACCGGCTGCGAGTTCTGCGCCTGATCCTGCCGAAGCTGGCACACGCCCCGCTGGTATGGATACCGCACGCGGTGGCCAGCCTGATGATCTGAAACGGATCAAGGGGGTGGGCCCGAAGCTGGAGCAGCAACTGTTTTCGCTGGGCTTTCACCATTTCGACCAGATCGCCGCCTGGACCGCAGCAGAGGTCGCCTGGGTCGATGACAATCTGAAAGGCTTCAAGGGCCGGGTCAGCCGCGACAACTGGGTTGAACAGGCGACGCTGTTGGCCGCAGGGGGTGAGACAGAATTCTCTAAGAAAGTTGACGAAGGGGATGTATACTAG
- a CDS encoding NADH-quinone oxidoreductase subunit D, translating into MDGGKDIGRGYQDARTGEQQIRNFNINFGPQHPAAHGVLRLVLELDGEIVERCDPHIGLLHRGTEKLMESRTYLQNLPYFDRLDYVGTMNQEHAWCLAIERLTGTEVPRRAQLIRVLYCEIGRILNHLLNVTTQAMDVGALTPPLWGFEERETLMTFYERASGARLHAAYFRPGGVHQDVPPDLVEDIDSWAKKFPRVLNDIDELLTENRIFKQRNADIGIVTEEDIQNWAFSGVMVRGSGLAWDLRRAQPYECYDEFDFQIPVGRNGDCYDRYLCRMAEMRESIKIIHQACEKLRNEPGEVMARGKMTPPTRGDMKTSMEALIHHFKLYTEGFHVPEGEVYAAVEAPKGEFGVYLVADGSNKPYRAKLRAPGYPHLQAMDYLCKGHQLADVSAVLGSLDIVFGEVDR; encoded by the coding sequence ATCCGCAATTTCAACATCAATTTCGGGCCGCAACACCCGGCGGCCCATGGTGTGCTGCGGCTGGTGCTGGAACTGGACGGGGAGATTGTGGAGCGCTGCGATCCCCATATCGGCCTCTTGCACCGGGGCACCGAAAAGCTGATGGAAAGCCGGACCTATCTGCAGAACCTGCCCTATTTCGACCGGCTGGATTATGTGGGCACGATGAACCAGGAACATGCCTGGTGTCTGGCCATCGAGAGGCTGACCGGCACCGAGGTGCCGCGCCGGGCGCAACTGATCCGGGTCCTGTATTGCGAGATCGGGCGGATTCTGAACCATCTGCTGAACGTGACCACCCAGGCGATGGATGTGGGCGCGCTGACCCCGCCGCTCTGGGGGTTCGAGGAACGCGAAACGCTGATGACGTTCTATGAACGCGCCAGCGGTGCCCGGCTGCATGCGGCCTATTTCCGGCCCGGTGGCGTGCATCAGGACGTGCCGCCGGATCTGGTGGAGGATATTGACAGCTGGGCGAAAAAATTCCCCAGAGTGCTGAATGATATTGATGAGCTTCTGACCGAGAACCGGATTTTCAAGCAACGCAACGCCGATATCGGCATTGTCACCGAAGAGGATATCCAGAACTGGGCCTTCTCGGGGGTGATGGTGCGCGGCTCGGGCCTGGCCTGGGATCTGCGGCGCGCGCAGCCCTATGAATGTTATGACGAGTTCGACTTCCAGATCCCCGTGGGCAGGAACGGCGATTGTTATGACCGCTATCTCTGCCGCATGGCCGAGATGCGGGAATCGATCAAAATCATCCATCAGGCCTGCGAGAAACTGCGCAATGAACCCGGCGAGGTGATGGCGCGCGGCAAGATGACCCCGCCCACACGCGGCGACATGAAAACCTCGATGGAGGCTTTGATCCACCATTTCAAACTCTACACCGAAGGGTTCCACGTGCCCGAGGGGGAAGTCTATGCCGCCGTCGAGGCGCCCAAGGGCGAGTTTGGCGTCTATCTGGTGGCCGATGGCAGCAACAAACCCTACCGCGCCAAACTGCGCGCGCCGGGCTATCCGCATTTGCAGGCGATGGATTACCTCTGCAAGGGGCACCAGCTGGCGGATGTGTCGGCAGTGCTGGGCTCGCTCGATATCGTGTTTGGCGAGGTGGATCGGTAA
- the nuoH gene encoding NADH-quinone oxidoreductase subunit NuoH, which translates to MDGFFSTTPGIILIMAAQSLLIIGFVMISLLFLVYGDRKIWAAVQMRRGPNVVGAFGLLQSVADALKYIVKEVVVPAGADKAVFMLAPMTSFVLAILAWAVIPFNDSWVLADLNIAILYVFAMSSLEVYGVIMGGWASNSKYPFLGSLRSAAQMISYEVSIGLIIIGVIITTGSLNFGDIVRAQDGAAGFFNWYWLPHLPMVFLFFISSLAETNRPPFDLPEAESELVAGYQVEYSATPFLLFMAGEYIAIFLMCALITLLFFGGWLSPIPGLPDGALWMVAKMSFFFFLFAMVKAITPRYRYDQLMRLGWKVFLPFSLFWVVFVAFMAKFEVFGSFYARWAIGG; encoded by the coding sequence ATGGACGGCTTCTTTTCTACCACTCCTGGCATCATTCTGATCATGGCTGCGCAAAGCCTTTTGATCATCGGTTTCGTGATGATCTCGCTGCTGTTCCTGGTCTATGGCGACCGCAAGATCTGGGCCGCTGTGCAGATGCGCCGGGGCCCCAATGTGGTGGGCGCTTTCGGGTTGCTGCAATCGGTGGCCGATGCGCTGAAATACATCGTCAAGGAAGTGGTGGTGCCCGCCGGGGCGGACAAGGCCGTTTTCATGCTGGCGCCGATGACCTCTTTCGTGCTGGCGATTCTGGCCTGGGCGGTGATCCCTTTCAATGACAGTTGGGTTCTGGCGGATCTGAACATTGCCATTCTCTATGTCTTCGCCATGTCCTCGCTTGAGGTGTATGGCGTGATCATGGGGGGCTGGGCCTCGAACTCGAAATACCCGTTTCTGGGCTCGCTCCGCTCTGCCGCGCAGATGATTTCCTATGAGGTGTCGATCGGGCTGATCATCATCGGGGTGATCATCACCACGGGGTCGCTCAATTTCGGGGATATCGTGCGGGCGCAGGATGGCGCTGCCGGGTTCTTCAACTGGTACTGGCTGCCGCATCTGCCGATGGTGTTCCTGTTCTTCATCAGCTCTCTGGCGGAAACCAACCGCCCGCCCTTCGATCTGCCCGAGGCGGAATCGGAACTGGTTGCGGGCTATCAGGTGGAATATTCCGCCACACCCTTCCTGTTGTTCATGGCCGGTGAATATATCGCGATCTTCCTGATGTGCGCACTGATCACGCTGTTGTTCTTCGGTGGCTGGCTCAGCCCGATCCCGGGCCTGCCCGACGGGGCGCTGTGGATGGTTGCGAAGATGAGCTTTTTCTTCTTCCTATTTGCGATGGTGAAGGCGATCACGCCACGCTACCGCTATGATCAGCTGATGCGCCTGGGGTGGAAAGTGTTCCTGCCGTTCAGCCTGTTCTGGGTGGTGTTCGTGGCTTTCATGGCGAAATTCGAAGTGTTTGGCAGTTTCTATGCCCGTTGGGCGATTGGAGGCTAA
- the nuoE gene encoding NADH-quinone oxidoreductase subunit NuoE, which produces MLRRLHPDQPESFAFTPANQAWAEAQITKYPEGRQASAIIPLLWRAQEQEGWLTRPAIEHVCDMLGLAHIRGLEVATFYFMFQLQPVGSVAHIQICGTTSCMICGAEDLIGTCQDKIAKRPHQLSADGRFSWEEVECLGACTNAPMAQIGKDYYEDLTSEKLVWILDEMAAGRVPTPGPQNGRYASEPASGLTSLKAHETGRDSLNISARRATDIGDTIKRIDGTEVPLIANWGRQSGDVATAPAPAKPATKRKAAPKPAPKPAAPASVAESAPETLKAPRGGVADDLKKITGVGPKLEGLLNEMGFWHFDQIAAWTPEQIAWVDARLTFKGRIERDDWVSQAQSLASA; this is translated from the coding sequence ATGCTCCGTCGTCTTCACCCGGATCAGCCCGAGAGTTTTGCTTTCACGCCCGCCAATCAGGCCTGGGCCGAGGCGCAGATCACCAAATACCCCGAGGGCCGTCAGGCCAGCGCGATCATTCCGCTGCTCTGGCGCGCGCAGGAGCAGGAGGGCTGGCTGACCCGGCCCGCAATCGAACATGTCTGCGATATGCTAGGGCTGGCCCATATAAGGGGGCTTGAGGTTGCGACCTTCTACTTCATGTTCCAGCTGCAACCGGTTGGATCTGTTGCCCATATCCAGATCTGCGGCACGACCTCCTGCATGATCTGCGGCGCCGAAGACCTGATCGGCACCTGCCAGGACAAGATCGCCAAACGGCCCCATCAACTGTCTGCTGATGGTAGGTTCTCCTGGGAAGAGGTGGAATGCCTTGGCGCCTGTACCAACGCGCCCATGGCGCAGATCGGCAAGGATTATTACGAGGATCTGACATCTGAAAAACTGGTCTGGATCCTTGACGAGATGGCCGCAGGCCGGGTGCCCACACCGGGGCCGCAGAACGGGCGCTACGCGTCGGAACCGGCCAGCGGGCTGACCTCGCTGAAAGCCCATGAGACGGGCCGGGACAGCCTGAACATCTCGGCCAGACGGGCCACGGATATCGGCGACACGATCAAACGGATCGACGGGACCGAAGTGCCGCTGATCGCCAATTGGGGCCGCCAGTCCGGGGATGTGGCCACTGCACCCGCGCCTGCGAAGCCTGCAACCAAACGGAAAGCGGCCCCAAAACCTGCGCCCAAGCCTGCTGCGCCTGCGAGTGTGGCAGAAAGCGCGCCCGAGACTCTGAAAGCGCCCCGGGGCGGTGTGGCCGATGATCTCAAGAAAATCACCGGCGTTGGCCCGAAACTGGAAGGACTGCTGAACGAAATGGGGTTCTGGCATTTCGACCAGATCGCCGCCTGGACCCCGGAACAGATCGCCTGGGTCGATGCGCGGCTGACCTTCAAAGGCCGGATCGAACGGGATGATTGGGTCTCTCAGGCCCAAAGCCTTGCATCTGCATAG
- a CDS encoding DUF5337 domain-containing protein, which translates to MQGQPDPDRRNLRQIRLAAIVMAATMVIWMGAQLLGRNLGLPVRYVFLFDLAAIAALVWAMFVTYQVHKARRGQTSQGATDKDK; encoded by the coding sequence ATGCAAGGCCAACCTGACCCCGACCGCCGCAATCTGCGCCAGATTCGTCTGGCGGCGATTGTCATGGCTGCAACCATGGTGATCTGGATGGGTGCGCAACTGCTTGGCCGCAATCTGGGCCTGCCCGTGCGCTATGTGTTTTTGTTCGACCTTGCGGCAATCGCGGCTCTGGTCTGGGCTATGTTTGTGACGTATCAGGTGCATAAGGCGCGGCGCGGTCAAACCTCGCAGGGCGCGACAGACAAGGACAAATAG
- the nuoF gene encoding NADH-quinone oxidoreductase subunit NuoF: protein MLQDKDRIFTNLYGMHDRTLAGARARGHWDGTDKIVQLGRDKIVEIMKASGLRGRGGAGFPTGLKWSFMPKESDGRPSYLVVNADESEPGTCKDREIMRNDPHTLIEGCLIASSAMGANVSYIYIRGEYIREREALQAAIDECYDNGLLGKNAAGSGWDFDLYLAHGAGAYICGEETALLESLEGKKGMPRMKPPFPAGAGLYGCPTTVNNVESIAVVPTILRRGAEWFSSFGRPNNVGTKLFAISGHVNTPCVVEEAMSIPFDELIDRHCGGIRGGWDNLKAVIPGGSSVPCLPGEVMRKDAIMDFDWLREQRSGLGTAAVIVMDNSTDIIKAIWRLAAFYKHESCGQCTPCREGTGWMMRVMDRLVRGEAEVEEIDMLLDVTKQVEGHTICALGDAAAWPIQGLIRHFRDEIEDRIRHKRGAAIAAE, encoded by the coding sequence ATGCTCCAGGACAAAGACCGGATTTTCACCAATCTGTACGGCATGCATGACCGGACGCTGGCAGGGGCCAGGGCGCGGGGCCATTGGGATGGCACCGACAAGATCGTGCAGCTTGGCCGGGACAAGATTGTGGAGATCATGAAAGCCAGCGGGCTGCGCGGGCGCGGCGGAGCCGGGTTTCCGACTGGTCTGAAATGGTCGTTCATGCCCAAGGAAAGCGATGGTCGCCCGTCCTATCTGGTTGTGAACGCGGATGAATCCGAGCCCGGCACCTGCAAGGACCGCGAGATCATGCGCAATGACCCCCATACGCTGATCGAGGGGTGTCTGATCGCCAGTTCCGCGATGGGGGCCAATGTCAGCTACATCTATATCCGGGGTGAATATATCCGCGAACGCGAGGCGCTGCAGGCCGCAATTGACGAATGTTACGACAATGGGCTGCTTGGCAAAAACGCCGCCGGATCGGGCTGGGATTTTGACCTTTATCTGGCCCATGGGGCAGGGGCCTATATCTGTGGCGAGGAAACGGCACTTCTGGAAAGCCTGGAAGGCAAGAAGGGCATGCCGCGCATGAAGCCGCCATTCCCTGCCGGCGCGGGGCTTTATGGCTGCCCGACGACAGTGAACAATGTGGAATCGATTGCCGTTGTGCCAACGATCCTGCGGCGCGGGGCCGAATGGTTTTCAAGCTTTGGCCGCCCCAATAATGTGGGCACCAAGCTGTTTGCGATCTCGGGCCATGTGAACACCCCTTGTGTCGTCGAAGAGGCGATGAGCATCCCCTTTGATGAACTGATTGATCGCCATTGCGGCGGTATCCGCGGCGGCTGGGACAATCTGAAAGCGGTGATCCCCGGCGGGTCCTCGGTGCCCTGCCTGCCCGGTGAGGTGATGCGCAAGGATGCGATCATGGATTTCGACTGGCTGCGCGAACAACGCTCGGGCCTTGGCACGGCAGCGGTCATCGTGATGGACAACTCGACGGATATCATCAAGGCGATCTGGCGGTTGGCGGCGTTCTACAAGCATGAAAGCTGTGGCCAGTGCACGCCCTGTCGGGAAGGCACCGGCTGGATGATGCGGGTCATGGACCGGCTGGTCAGAGGCGAGGCAGAGGTTGAAGAGATCGACATGCTGCTGGACGTCACCAAACAGGTGGAAGGTCACACGATCTGCGCCCTGGGCGATGCGGCGGCCTGGCCTATCCAGGGGCTGATCCGCCATTTCCGGGACGAGATCGAAGACCGGATCAGGCATAAACGCGGGGCGGCCATCGCGGCGGAATAA
- a CDS encoding DUF5333 domain-containing protein, with protein MRHYGKVLIVCLLVSGFGLLTSMAMAQNERWQGLRDDPQIASGVLVAAIGRIVEDNCTDIERRNGRARLAVIPIYNRAVSLGYSRSEIFAYIDDETEKERVRAQARQWLAERGASESAPETICQVGRDEISAGSPIGRLLREG; from the coding sequence ATGCGACATTATGGGAAAGTGCTGATTGTCTGCCTGCTGGTGTCCGGCTTTGGCCTGCTGACCTCGATGGCGATGGCACAGAATGAACGCTGGCAGGGTCTGCGCGACGATCCACAGATCGCAAGCGGGGTTCTGGTCGCCGCCATCGGGCGGATTGTTGAGGATAATTGCACTGATATTGAACGCCGCAACGGGCGGGCGCGGCTGGCGGTCATTCCGATTTATAACCGGGCTGTATCGCTGGGCTATTCGCGCTCCGAGATTTTCGCCTATATCGACGATGAGACCGAAAAAGAGCGGGTCCGCGCCCAGGCACGGCAATGGCTGGCGGAGCGTGGCGCCTCGGAATCCGCGCCGGAAACCATCTGTCAGGTGGGGCGCGACGAAATTTCCGCCGGTTCTCCAATTGGCAGATTGCTTCGAGAGGGTTAG
- the nuoG gene encoding NADH-quinone oxidoreductase subunit NuoG, with translation MSDLRTIVIDGNEVEVDPAMTLIQACEQAGVEIPRFCYHERLSIAGNCRMCLVEVVGGPPKPTASCAMQVKDLRPGPEGQPPVVKTNSPMVKKAREGVMEFLLINHPLDCPICDQGGECDLQDQAMAYGVDFSRFREPKRAVDNMDLGPLVGTAMTRCISCTRCVRFITEVAGIPELGQTGRGEDSEITSYLGATLDSEMQGNIVDLCPVGALTSKPYAFTARPWELTKTETIDVMDALGSNIRVDTKGREVMRILPRNHDGVNEEWLSDKSRYVWDGLRRQRLDRPYIRENGKLRPAGWAEALTAAASAMKGRKLAGLVGDLAPVEAAFALKQLIEGQGGHVECRTDGAKLPAGNRSAYVGTAAIEAIDDAKSILLIGTNPRLEAPVLNARIRKAWLGGASVGLVGPAVDLTYDYAHFGPGRDALTTNRDCAIDNLKASGPGLVIVGQGALRDADGEAVLAYAMDIAEKAGAGLLVLHSAAGRVGAMDAGCVTEGGMTAALDGAEVIYNLGADECDLPAGPFVIYQGSHGDRGAHRADIILPGAAYTEEQGLFVNTEGRPQLALRAGFAPGEAKENWAILRALSAEMEAVLPFDTLAALRMALVAEVPHLAKIDMVPENPWHLPEVKPLGRAVFASAFGDHYLTNPITRASVLMAELSANAKARAAPPIAAE, from the coding sequence ATGAGCGACCTGCGCACCATCGTCATCGACGGAAATGAAGTTGAAGTGGATCCGGCGATGACCCTGATCCAGGCCTGTGAACAGGCGGGGGTGGAAATCCCCCGGTTCTGCTATCACGAGCGATTGTCGATTGCCGGGAATTGCCGGATGTGTCTGGTCGAGGTTGTGGGCGGCCCGCCGAAACCAACCGCCTCCTGCGCGATGCAGGTGAAAGACCTGCGCCCCGGCCCCGAAGGCCAGCCACCGGTGGTGAAAACCAACTCCCCCATGGTCAAGAAGGCCCGTGAAGGGGTGATGGAGTTTCTGCTGATCAACCACCCGCTGGATTGCCCGATCTGCGATCAGGGTGGCGAATGCGACCTTCAGGATCAGGCCATGGCCTATGGCGTTGATTTCTCGCGCTTCCGGGAGCCGAAACGCGCGGTGGACAACATGGATCTGGGGCCGCTGGTCGGCACCGCCATGACACGCTGCATTTCCTGCACCCGCTGCGTGCGCTTCATCACTGAGGTCGCGGGCATTCCTGAACTGGGTCAGACCGGGCGCGGCGAGGATAGCGAGATCACCTCTTATCTGGGTGCGACGCTTGACAGCGAAATGCAGGGAAATATCGTCGATCTTTGCCCTGTTGGGGCGCTGACCTCGAAACCCTATGCGTTCACGGCCCGCCCGTGGGAACTGACGAAGACCGAAACCATCGACGTGATGGACGCATTGGGGTCCAACATCCGTGTGGACACAAAGGGCCGCGAAGTGATGCGGATTCTGCCGCGCAATCATGACGGGGTGAACGAGGAATGGTTGAGCGACAAATCCCGCTATGTCTGGGACGGGTTGCGCCGGCAGCGGCTGGACCGGCCCTATATTCGCGAAAACGGCAAATTGCGCCCTGCAGGCTGGGCCGAGGCACTGACAGCCGCCGCGTCCGCCATGAAAGGCCGGAAACTGGCCGGTCTGGTGGGCGATCTGGCCCCGGTTGAGGCGGCTTTTGCCTTGAAACAGTTGATCGAGGGGCAGGGCGGCCATGTGGAATGCCGCACCGATGGGGCGAAACTGCCTGCGGGCAACCGGTCGGCCTATGTGGGCACTGCCGCGATTGAAGCTATCGACGATGCAAAATCCATCCTGCTGATCGGCACCAACCCGCGCCTTGAAGCGCCGGTGCTGAATGCGCGCATCCGCAAGGCCTGGCTGGGCGGGGCGTCTGTGGGGCTGGTCGGGCCGGCGGTCGATCTGACCTATGACTATGCGCATTTCGGCCCCGGTCGGGACGCTTTGACCACCAATCGTGACTGCGCCATCGACAATCTGAAGGCCAGCGGGCCGGGCCTTGTGATTGTGGGGCAGGGGGCGTTGCGTGACGCCGATGGCGAGGCCGTTCTGGCCTATGCGATGGATATCGCCGAGAAAGCGGGCGCGGGCCTTCTGGTTCTGCATTCAGCGGCGGGGCGCGTTGGCGCGATGGATGCAGGCTGCGTGACCGAAGGTGGCATGACAGCGGCGCTGGACGGGGCCGAGGTGATCTATAACCTTGGCGCCGATGAATGTGATCTGCCCGCTGGTCCGTTTGTGATCTATCAGGGTTCCCATGGGGACCGGGGGGCGCATCGGGCCGATATCATTCTGCCGGGCGCGGCCTATACCGAGGAACAGGGCCTGTTCGTCAACACCGAAGGCCGTCCGCAACTGGCCCTTCGGGCCGGGTTTGCACCGGGCGAGGCGAAAGAAAACTGGGCCATCCTGCGCGCGCTTTCCGCCGAGATGGAGGCGGTCTTGCCGTTTGACACGCTGGCGGCGCTGCGCATGGCGCTGGTGGCCGAGGTTCCGCATCTGGCGAAGATCGACATGGTGCCGGAAAACCCGTGGCACCTGCCAGAGGTGAAACCCCTTGGCAGGGCAGTATTCGCAAGCGCGTTCGGTGATCACTATCTGACCAACCCGATCACCCGGGCCAGCGTGTTGATGGCCGAATTAAGCGCCAATGCGAAGGCACGGGCCGCCCCACCGATCGCGGCAGAGTAA